A single window of Crassostrea angulata isolate pt1a10 chromosome 8, ASM2561291v2, whole genome shotgun sequence DNA harbors:
- the LOC128157823 gene encoding uncharacterized protein LOC128157823, with protein sequence MLNARMEVFLFLLFYIGNVVGDLCFNEATGNTFFCQARCCDDHCCVTYDDYTHWDSDQIAGAVIGTLLGGTILVLVIIYVVRNYCHKSRPVYSSRSGRTIAIISDDRMTNISVSSSATEMSRYPPSYEESMASASGKVKYSQFENEA encoded by the exons ATGCTCAATGCTAGAATGGAAGTCTTCTTATTCTTATTGTTCTACATAGGAA atgTTGTCGGGGATCTGTGTTTCAATGAGGCTACAGGCAACACCTTCTTCTGCCAGGCTCGGTGCTGTGATGACCACTGTTGTGTGACGTATGACGACTATACTCATTG GGACAGTGACCAGATTGCGGGGGCGGTCATTGGAACCCTTCTGGGTGGCACTATTCTAGTCTTAGTAATTATCTATGTTGTAAGGAATTATTGCCACAAATCGCGGCCAGTTTACTCATCAAGATCTGGAAGAACAATTGCTATCATCAGTGACG ATAGGATGACAAACATATCGGTGAGTTCGTCTGCCACAGAGATGTCAAGATATCCCCCATCTTACGAGGAATCAATGGCGTCTGCATCAGGAAAGGTCAAATACTCACAGTTCGAAAACGaggcataa